Genomic DNA from Desulfonema ishimotonii:
CATTGCCCTGAGCCTCAGCCCCAAAGTGATTGTGGCGGACGAACCCACCACCGGCCTCGACCCTGTGACCCGGACTGAGATACTGACCCTGTTACGCAATCTCCGGGATGAGCAGGGCATTTCCCTTATCTTCATCTCCCACGACCTGCGGGCCGTCTCGTATCTGGCCGACCGGATGGGCATTATGCACAAAGGCAGGCTTGTGGAAACAGGAACCCCGGCAGAGATATTTGACGCGCCGCAGCACCCCTGCACGAAAGCACTCATCTCCCACCTGATGGCACTGGAGGGGCAGAATGGGTGAACCGGTGCTGCGAACGGTCCGTGTGGGCAAGTCTTACAAAGCCCCCCATAGCAGGGAAAGGTTCACGGCCCTGTGCGACGTGAACCTGAGCATTCATCAGGGGAAATCCCTGGGGCTGGTGGGCGGAAGTGGCGCGGGCAAAAGCACCCTCGCCCGCCTGATTCTGGGGACCGAGCCTCCGTCAGAGGGTGAGATATTCTTCGAGGGGCAGAACATGGCCCGCCTCACGGGCCGGGAACGCCACGGTTTCAGAAAGAAAATCCAGATCATCTGGCAGGACCCGACCGTCTATCTCAACCCCTTCTTTACGGTCGCCAGACTCATTGCCGAGCCTCTGGAGGTCTTCCGCATGGGGGACAGAAACTGGCGGGCCATGCGGGTCAGCGAACTCCTCGAGGCCGTTCATCTCGATGCGGATCTGGCCGGGCGGAAGCCCCATGAACTGAGCGGGGGGCAGTGTCAGCGGGTGGCCATTGCGCGGGCACTGGCCCTGAACCCCCGCCTGCTGATCTGCGACGAGGCCCTGTCCGGCCTGGATATCCCCAATCAGGCCCGGATGCTCCGCCTCCTTGAAGCGATTCAGAAAGAGACCGGCATGGCCTACCTCTTTATCGCCCATGACCTGCCCCTGGTGCGGCGGCTCTGTCATCAGGTGGCCGTCATCCGCAGGGGCCGCATTGTCGAACAGGGCGGCACGGAAGCGGTCTTTCGGAATCCGTCCCACGGCTATACCCGCAGGCTGTTGGAGAACACCCTGGGCTGGCCATGAATCTGAAATGACAGACAGACGCTTAGCCCCCTCCCCTTCCACAACCCGAAGCACCCCCCGGCACTGACGTACATTTCAGAAACCTGTCCCCTCATCTCTTCAAAGGCCAAGGCAGCCTCTTCCGCATGGGCCACATTCTGCTGTACAACGATATTGATTTCATTTGCAGCCAGCGTTAGGCAGTTATACTATTCAGACTTTGGTTTTTCATGGCACATTTATTGCGTTTATTGGCGAATTATCTGAAATTTTTCTACCATAAGAGATGATAACTCACTTTCATAATTATGTATATTATTCAGAAGACGAAAAACATGACACCGGAACGTCTTGTATTTCTCATAATATGTGTTTCTGATCAGTTTCCCTTTTGCAAAACGCCAAAGGCGTTCGATCAGATTCAGGTTCGGAGCATAGGCCGGGAGAAAATACAAACTGATCCGGGGATTTTTTTCAAGCCATTCCTGTGTGTTCCGGGCATGAAAATAAGTGGCATTATCAGCAAAAACCTTTATCATACTGGCTTTCGGATAGGTTCTGAGCAGTTTTTTGAAAAAAATGATCGCTTTTTCGGAGTCACAGTTTTTTTCGTCGGTCTCATGTATCAGCTTACAGGTCACGGGATCATATCCGCCCATGATATTCAGGCGCTGACGCCCGGAATTTGCTTTTAAAACAGGTCGTTCGGACGGATCTCCCCAACATGTCGCGGGCACGGTCTGATGAACGAAGTGCATGGCATCGCAGAAAATGACGACTCTGCCGGACTCCGGATCGGCGGCGGATTTGCGGAGTTTCTCATATTTTTCAATAAAATCGGTTTGTTCTTTTTCGGACGGAGGTTTTCCCGGAATCAGCTTCGGACGGAGTCGTCTCAGTCCGTTTTTTTTTAAGGAGCTTCGCAACCGCGCTTTGGCAGTAGGCAATCCCGGTCTGTTCCCTTATATAATGACAGATGACTTTCGTATCGGAAGGGAGTTCTTTTTTCACCCATGCGATCATGTCTGCGAGCTGATCATCTGACAGAAAGCACCGTTTCGGTTGGTACTGAAAGGAATTCAGGGCATCGGGACCATGCGTAAGATATTTTCCGTACCATGTTTCCACGGTTCTGATATCTTTTCCGACTGCCGCGGCCACAATTTCGGTTCCGGTATTGCCGGCGATCAGCAGAAGCGCTATGAAGCGGAGTTTCAGGCGGTAATCCTTCTGGCCGTCACGGTACCTTTTCAGGGTTTCGGTTTCTTCCGGCATGAAAATATGGGTTCTGATATTCAGAGAGCGTTTTTTCCTCATGATTTTTTCACCTCCGATTTTTAAAAAATAATCGGATAATATTTAAGCATTTTTCATGCCATGAAAAACCAAAGTCCGAGG
This window encodes:
- a CDS encoding ABC transporter ATP-binding protein, which gives rise to MGEPVLRTVRVGKSYKAPHSRERFTALCDVNLSIHQGKSLGLVGGSGAGKSTLARLILGTEPPSEGEIFFEGQNMARLTGRERHGFRKKIQIIWQDPTVYLNPFFTVARLIAEPLEVFRMGDRNWRAMRVSELLEAVHLDADLAGRKPHELSGGQCQRVAIARALALNPRLLICDEALSGLDIPNQARMLRLLEAIQKETGMAYLFIAHDLPLVRRLCHQVAVIRRGRIVEQGGTEAVFRNPSHGYTRRLLENTLGWP
- a CDS encoding IS630 family transposase; translation: MRSSLKKNGLRRLRPKLIPGKPPSEKEQTDFIEKYEKLRKSAADPESGRVVIFCDAMHFVHQTVPATCWGDPSERPVLKANSGRQRLNIMGGYDPVTCKLIHETDEKNCDSEKAIIFFKKLLRTYPKASMIKVFADNATYFHARNTQEWLEKNPRISLYFLPAYAPNLNLIERLWRFAKGKLIRNTYYEKYKTFRCHVFRLLNNIHNYESELSSLMVEKFQIIRQ
- a CDS encoding helix-turn-helix domain-containing protein, producing the protein MRKKRSLNIRTHIFMPEETETLKRYRDGQKDYRLKLRFIALLLIAGNTGTEIVAAAVGKDIRTVETWYGKYLTHGPDALNSFQYQPKRCFLSDDQLADMIAWVKKELPSDTKVICHYIREQTGIAYCQSAVAKLLKKKRTETTPSEADSGKTSVRKRTNRFY